The following are encoded together in the Pseudomonas sediminis genome:
- a CDS encoding YnfA family protein codes for MINYLWFLLAALFEIAGCYAFWIWLRLDRSAWWIAPGLLSLALFALILTRVEASFAGRAYAAYGGVYIVASLVWLALIEKTRPMLSDWLGAALCLVGASIILLGPRLHSS; via the coding sequence ATGATCAACTATCTATGGTTTCTGTTGGCGGCCCTGTTCGAGATCGCCGGTTGCTATGCCTTCTGGATTTGGCTGCGGCTCGATCGCAGCGCCTGGTGGATCGCTCCCGGGCTGCTAAGCCTGGCGCTGTTCGCGCTGATCCTGACCCGCGTCGAAGCCTCCTTCGCCGGCCGCGCTTATGCCGCCTATGGCGGTGTGTATATCGTCGCTTCGCTGGTGTGGCTGGCGTTGATCGAGAAGACCCGGCCAATGCTCAGCGACTGGTTGGGCGCTGCGCTGTGTCTGGTGGGGGCTTCGATCATCCTGCTGGGACCGCGGTTGCATTCCTCTTGA
- a CDS encoding CynX/NimT family MFS transporter, with protein MKPVPRALLLVALVLAAINLRPGITSLAPLIERIAAELSLSRSFISLTTALPVLCMGLLAPLAPRLGMRWGLERTIVLCLGLIGLALLARLAAHQSAVLIGSAIALGAAIAVAGPLLSGFIKRHFASQMGRVVGWYSLGMAIGGAGGAVLTAPATALFGDAWHLGLAVWAAPALFGFMLWLWLPNQAGAANEQESGGLPWRQPRAWLISCFFAIQAGLFYAIATWAVARYHEAGLSMLRSNSLLSLAMLMGLPSSFLLPWLAQRYNARYPLLLACGAVTCGCLAMVTFMPRFVPELWAVILGFSLGGSFALSLVLPLYEAGSPMAVSRWTAMMLFTGYSLGCLTPILTGLARDLSGSYRLPFAVLTALALVMTLVAWLLGRSRRQPR; from the coding sequence GTGAAACCAGTCCCTCGGGCCCTGCTGCTAGTGGCCCTGGTGCTGGCGGCGATCAATTTGCGCCCCGGCATCACCTCCCTTGCACCGCTGATCGAACGCATCGCTGCAGAGCTTTCGCTGAGTCGCAGCTTCATCAGTCTGACCACGGCCTTGCCGGTGTTGTGCATGGGCCTGCTCGCGCCGCTGGCGCCGCGCCTGGGCATGCGCTGGGGGCTCGAACGCACCATCGTGCTCTGCCTTGGGCTGATCGGTCTGGCGCTGCTGGCACGTCTGGCCGCGCACCAGAGTGCGGTGTTGATCGGCAGCGCCATTGCCCTGGGCGCTGCCATCGCGGTCGCCGGGCCGTTGTTGTCGGGATTCATCAAGCGTCACTTCGCCAGCCAGATGGGGCGCGTGGTGGGCTGGTATTCACTGGGTATGGCCATAGGCGGGGCTGGTGGCGCAGTGCTCACCGCGCCGGCCACGGCGTTGTTCGGTGACGCCTGGCACCTGGGCCTGGCGGTATGGGCGGCACCTGCGCTGTTCGGGTTCATGCTCTGGCTATGGCTGCCCAACCAGGCGGGTGCTGCCAATGAGCAGGAAAGCGGTGGTCTGCCCTGGCGGCAGCCGCGCGCGTGGCTGATCAGTTGCTTCTTTGCCATTCAAGCGGGCTTGTTCTATGCCATCGCGACCTGGGCTGTGGCGCGTTATCACGAAGCGGGGCTGAGCATGCTGCGCAGCAACTCGCTGCTCAGTCTGGCCATGCTCATGGGGCTGCCCAGCTCGTTCCTGCTGCCCTGGCTGGCGCAGCGCTACAACGCGCGTTATCCGCTACTGTTGGCTTGCGGTGCGGTCACCTGCGGTTGTCTGGCGATGGTGACCTTCATGCCGCGTTTCGTTCCGGAACTGTGGGCGGTGATCCTGGGTTTTTCGCTGGGTGGCTCCTTCGCCCTGTCGCTGGTGCTGCCGCTGTACGAAGCCGGCTCGCCGATGGCTGTCAGCCGCTGGACGGCGATGATGCTGTTCACCGGTTACAGCCTGGGTTGCCTGACGCCCATTCTCACCGGCTTGGCGCGCGACCTGTCCGGCAGCTACCGTCTGCCGTTTGCAGTGCTCACTGCGCTGGCGCTGGTGATGACGCTGGTGGCGTGGTTGCTGGGGCGTAGCAGGCGTCAGCCTCGCTGA
- a CDS encoding SDR family oxidoreductase, protein MQNRMMITGAGSGLGREIALRWAREGWRLALADVNEAGLAETLKLVREAGGDGFTRRCDVRDYSQLTALAQACEEQFGGIDIIVNNAGVASGGFFSELSLEDWDWQISINLMGVVKGCKAFLPLLEKSKGKIVNIASMAALMQGPGMSNYNVAKAGVVALSESLLVELRQLEIGVHVVCPSFFQTNLLDSFRGPTPAMKAQVGKLLESSPISAADIATYIHDEVAKGSFLILPHEMGRMAWALKQKNPQALYDEMASMAEKMRGKVKSIS, encoded by the coding sequence ATGCAAAACCGCATGATGATCACTGGCGCGGGCTCCGGCCTGGGACGCGAAATTGCCCTGCGGTGGGCACGCGAGGGCTGGCGACTGGCGCTGGCCGACGTCAACGAGGCCGGCCTGGCGGAAACATTGAAACTGGTCCGTGAGGCTGGCGGTGATGGCTTCACCCGACGTTGCGACGTGCGTGACTACAGCCAGCTGACCGCTCTGGCGCAGGCCTGCGAGGAGCAGTTCGGTGGTATCGACATCATCGTCAATAACGCCGGTGTCGCCTCTGGCGGCTTTTTCAGCGAACTGTCGCTGGAGGACTGGGACTGGCAGATCTCGATCAACCTGATGGGCGTGGTCAAGGGTTGCAAGGCATTCCTGCCGCTGCTGGAAAAGAGCAAGGGCAAGATCGTCAACATCGCCTCGATGGCGGCGCTAATGCAGGGGCCGGGCATGAGCAACTACAACGTCGCCAAGGCCGGTGTGGTGGCGCTGTCGGAAAGTCTGCTGGTAGAGCTGCGTCAACTGGAGATCGGCGTGCACGTGGTCTGCCCATCCTTCTTCCAGACCAACCTGCTGGACTCCTTCCGTGGCCCGACTCCAGCGATGAAGGCTCAGGTCGGCAAGCTGCTGGAAAGCTCGCCGATCAGCGCGGCAGATATCGCCACTTACATTCATGACGAAGTGGCCAAGGGCAGCTTCCTGATTCTGCCGCATGAGATGGGCCGCATGGCCTGGGCGCTGAAACAGAAGAACCCGCAGGCGCTTTACGACGAGATGGCCAGCATGGCCGAGAAGATGCGCGGCAAGGTCAAATCGATCAGCTGA
- a CDS encoding DUF2784 domain-containing protein — translation MLWRMAADALVLVHLGFILFVLLGGLLLLRWPRLIWLHIPAVAWGIVVECLHLGCPLTPWENQLRRAAGQAGYDGGFIEHYLIPLIYPAGLTPKIQLYLGAIVVLVNLSVYAWLIWRWRNKA, via the coding sequence ATGCTTTGGCGCATGGCTGCCGATGCCCTGGTGCTGGTGCACCTGGGTTTCATCCTGTTCGTGCTACTAGGTGGCTTGTTGCTGCTGCGCTGGCCGCGCCTGATCTGGCTGCATATACCTGCAGTAGCCTGGGGCATCGTGGTGGAGTGTTTGCATCTGGGGTGTCCGCTGACGCCCTGGGAAAACCAGTTACGCCGTGCGGCCGGGCAGGCCGGCTATGACGGCGGCTTTATCGAGCACTACCTGATACCGCTGATCTATCCGGCCGGGCTCACGCCAAAAATCCAGCTCTACCTGGGCGCGATCGTGGTGTTGGTCAACCTGAGCGTATACGCCTGGCTGATCTGGCGCTGGCGCAATAAGGCTTGA
- a CDS encoding DHCW motif cupin fold protein codes for MQISDIPFGVTDWAAIPATEHPGERGVARWRTCQFGALRVRMVEYSPGYLADHWCRKGHVLLCLEGELTTALEDGRVFVLKPGMSYQVADGAEAHRSSTMSGARLFVVD; via the coding sequence ATGCAGATCAGTGATATTCCCTTTGGCGTAACGGACTGGGCTGCGATACCAGCGACCGAGCATCCGGGTGAGCGTGGCGTTGCACGTTGGCGTACTTGCCAGTTCGGTGCGCTGCGTGTGCGCATGGTCGAGTATTCGCCGGGCTACCTGGCCGACCACTGGTGCCGGAAAGGGCATGTGCTGTTGTGCCTGGAGGGAGAGCTGACCACCGCGCTTGAGGATGGCCGGGTATTCGTGCTCAAGCCTGGTATGAGTTATCAGGTGGCTGATGGGGCCGAGGCTCATCGTTCATCGACGATGTCTGGCGCACGCCTGTTCGTGGTGGACTGA
- a CDS encoding DUF2061 domain-containing protein, whose translation MLKTLTFTIMHFCIAFAVTYALTGSVAASGMVAAIEPLCNSVGFYFHEKVWQRFERRRQPAAERPKHAWLHHHA comes from the coding sequence ATGCTCAAGACCCTGACCTTCACCATCATGCACTTCTGCATCGCCTTCGCCGTTACCTATGCCCTGACTGGCAGTGTCGCAGCCAGCGGCATGGTGGCGGCCATCGAGCCCCTGTGCAACTCGGTGGGCTTCTACTTCCACGAAAAGGTCTGGCAGCGTTTCGAACGCCGTCGTCAGCCTGCGGCAGAGCGCCCAAAGCATGCCTGGCTGCACCACCACGCCTGA
- a CDS encoding serine/threonine protein kinase translates to MPSLARLAALLGGLAFCISAMAADLDAESYGYPLANPFEATIATTPPELRPALPADADIRQRDYSVRLRPDRQFELLENFWPVTRLRYRLAEQKGRAPLIFIIAGTGAHYASGTNEYLKKLFYGAGFHVVQLSSPTSYDFMAAASRSATPGYSPDDADDLYRAMQAVRAQHPKLEVSEFLLTGYSLGALHAAFVSQLDETRRAFDFKRVLLLNPPVNLYTSVSNLDKLVQTKVQGIDNSTNFYDLVLGKLTRYFNDKGYLDINEAMLYDFQQSKEKLSDEQMAMLIGTSFRFSSAVIVFTSDLLNRRGLITPRDYRITESTSLTPFFQMALRCDFDCYIAEQLMPMWRARYDGGSLNQLIDKSSLYALEDYLKSSDKVSVMHNADDLILGPGDIGFLRRTFGDRLTLYPRGGHCGNLNYRVNSDAMLEFFRG, encoded by the coding sequence ATGCCCAGCCTTGCCCGACTCGCCGCCTTGCTCGGTGGCCTGGCCTTCTGTATCTCAGCGATGGCCGCCGATCTGGATGCGGAAAGCTACGGCTATCCATTGGCCAACCCGTTCGAAGCGACCATCGCCACCACACCGCCCGAGCTGCGCCCGGCGCTGCCGGCCGATGCAGACATCCGGCAGCGCGATTACTCGGTACGCCTGCGCCCGGATCGACAATTCGAGTTGCTGGAGAACTTCTGGCCAGTGACCCGGCTGCGTTATCGCCTGGCCGAGCAGAAAGGCCGCGCGCCGCTGATCTTCATCATCGCCGGCACCGGCGCACACTACGCCAGCGGCACCAACGAATACCTGAAGAAACTCTTCTACGGCGCTGGCTTCCATGTCGTGCAGCTGTCGTCGCCGACCAGCTACGACTTCATGGCCGCTGCCTCGCGCTCGGCCACGCCAGGCTACAGCCCGGATGATGCCGACGATCTGTACCGCGCCATGCAGGCCGTGCGTGCTCAGCATCCAAAGCTGGAGGTCAGCGAGTTCCTGCTGACCGGCTACAGCCTGGGGGCGCTGCATGCCGCCTTCGTCAGCCAGCTGGACGAAACCCGGCGTGCCTTCGATTTCAAACGCGTGCTGCTGCTCAACCCGCCGGTCAACCTCTACACCTCTGTCAGCAACCTGGACAAGCTGGTGCAGACCAAGGTGCAAGGCATCGACAACAGCACCAATTTCTATGACCTGGTGCTGGGCAAGCTGACTCGCTACTTCAACGACAAGGGCTACCTCGATATCAACGAGGCCATGCTCTACGACTTCCAGCAATCCAAGGAAAAACTCTCCGACGAGCAGATGGCGATGCTGATCGGCACCTCGTTCCGCTTCTCGTCGGCCGTTATCGTCTTCACTTCGGACCTGCTCAACCGCCGTGGCCTGATTACCCCGCGCGACTACCGCATCACCGAGAGCACCAGCCTCACGCCGTTCTTCCAGATGGCTCTGCGCTGCGACTTTGACTGCTACATCGCCGAACAGTTGATGCCCATGTGGCGTGCGCGTTATGACGGCGGCAGCCTCAACCAGTTGATCGACAAGAGCAGCCTCTATGCCCTGGAGGACTACCTCAAAAGCAGCGACAAGGTCTCGGTGATGCACAATGCCGACGACCTGATCCTCGGCCCAGGCGATATCGGCTTCCTGCGCCGCACTTTCGGCGACCGCCTGACCCTTTACCCGCGTGGCGGGCACTGCGGCAACCTCAACTATCGCGTCAACAGTGACGCCATGCTGGAGTTCTTCCGTGGTTAA
- a CDS encoding MlaA family lipoprotein, with protein MVKHSTLILALLLASGQTLAEGQVDADGFTNPLQNLQFNPGLDQQEFERASSDALQVYDPLESWNRRVYHFNYRFDQWVFLPVVDGYRYVTPNLVQTGVHNFFNNLGEIPTLANSVLQLKGKRAMNSTARLLFNTILGVGGVWDPATKMGLPRLSEDFGQTLGYYGVPAGPYLMLPLLGPSNLRDTSGLVADYSLENAVNYLDVADASRSNPGITVLRVVDTRANTGFRYGQLNSPFEYEKLRFFYHESRKLKIAD; from the coding sequence GTGGTTAAGCACAGCACTCTTATCCTCGCCCTGCTGCTGGCCAGCGGGCAGACACTGGCCGAAGGCCAGGTCGACGCAGACGGCTTCACCAATCCGCTGCAGAACCTGCAATTCAACCCTGGGCTGGATCAACAAGAGTTCGAACGCGCCTCCAGTGACGCCCTGCAGGTCTATGACCCACTGGAGTCGTGGAACCGCCGCGTCTACCACTTCAATTACCGTTTCGATCAGTGGGTGTTCCTGCCCGTGGTCGACGGCTACCGCTACGTCACGCCGAACTTGGTGCAGACCGGCGTACACAACTTCTTCAACAACCTCGGCGAGATTCCCACGCTGGCCAACAGCGTGCTGCAGCTCAAAGGCAAGCGGGCGATGAACAGCACCGCGCGCTTGCTGTTCAACACCATCCTTGGGGTGGGCGGCGTCTGGGACCCAGCGACGAAGATGGGCCTGCCGCGCCTGAGCGAAGACTTCGGCCAGACGCTGGGTTACTACGGCGTGCCCGCCGGCCCGTACCTGATGCTGCCGCTGCTCGGCCCGTCGAACCTGCGCGACACCAGTGGCCTGGTGGCGGATTACAGCCTGGAGAATGCGGTCAACTACCTCGATGTGGCCGACGCCAGCCGCAGCAACCCCGGCATTACCGTGCTGCGCGTGGTCGATACCCGCGCCAATACCGGCTTCCGCTACGGCCAGCTGAACTCGCCATTCGAGTACGAAAAGCTGCGCTTCTTCTATCACGAGTCGCGCAAGTTGAAGATCGCCGACTGA
- a CDS encoding pirin family protein — protein MTSQRRVISIQPGQPASDGAGVRLNRVIGGPGLERFDPFLMLDEFSTDNPDDYIAGFPPHPHRGFETITYMLEGRMRHEDHLGNVGLLGSGGVQWMTAARGIIHSEMPEQESGAMRGFQLWLNLPAKDKLGEAGYRDIPASDIPRINTASGAEVVVIAGEFDDGDIRQAGAVQRPHTQPQLFDLNLPAGSQISPRLADGQRVMLYVYQGLLELPGASAQPVSAGHLVRLSDEGELHLASAQGARVLLIAGTPLNEPIVQYGPFVMNSREEIEQALRDFRDGVLA, from the coding sequence ATGACCTCGCAACGCCGCGTCATCAGCATCCAGCCTGGGCAACCCGCCTCCGACGGCGCCGGTGTGCGCCTCAACCGCGTGATCGGCGGCCCCGGCCTGGAGCGCTTCGATCCGTTTCTGATGCTCGACGAGTTTTCCACCGACAATCCCGACGACTACATCGCCGGCTTCCCGCCGCACCCGCATCGTGGCTTCGAGACCATCACCTACATGCTCGAGGGGCGCATGCGCCATGAGGATCACCTGGGCAACGTCGGTCTGCTCGGCAGCGGCGGCGTGCAGTGGATGACCGCTGCGCGCGGCATCATCCACAGCGAGATGCCCGAGCAGGAGTCCGGAGCCATGCGCGGCTTCCAGCTGTGGCTCAACCTGCCAGCCAAGGACAAGCTGGGCGAAGCGGGCTATCGCGACATTCCAGCCAGCGATATCCCGCGCATCAACACAGCGTCCGGTGCCGAAGTGGTGGTGATCGCCGGTGAGTTCGATGACGGCGATATCCGCCAGGCTGGCGCCGTGCAACGTCCGCACACCCAGCCTCAGCTGTTCGACCTGAATCTGCCAGCCGGCAGCCAGATCTCACCGCGCCTGGCCGATGGTCAGCGGGTGATGCTCTACGTCTACCAGGGTTTGCTGGAGCTGCCTGGGGCCAGCGCTCAACCGGTCAGTGCCGGGCACCTGGTGCGCCTGTCCGACGAGGGTGAGCTGCACCTGGCCAGCGCCCAGGGTGCGCGAGTGCTGCTGATCGCCGGCACACCGCTGAACGAGCCCATCGTGCAGTACGGGCCGTTCGTGATGAACAGCCGCGAGGAAATCGAGCAGGCCCTGCGCGATTTTCGTGATGGCGTGCTGGCCTGA
- a CDS encoding patatin-like phospholipase family protein — MTVIASPDAPVTGLILSGGGARAAYQVGVLSAIADLLPDASHNPFPVIVGTSAGAINAVSLGCGALQFGEAVRRLTSVWQGFHTHMVYRSDLPGVLRQAARFVGHSLLGLGRDVPVALLDSSPLRELLERELDFSGIAAAVRHRQLRAVAVTAFGYESGQAMTFYQGRATIDPWFRHRRVGVPTRLQLDHLLASASIPLIFPPVKINREYFGDGAVRQAAPISPALHLGASRVLVIGVSGNAHGDPQVPAPVNPANRPPSLAQIGGHMLNSTFIDNLETDIELLERLNQMSALVPPERRPRGLGLNPVDVLVIAPSQPLDQIAARHQRELPKALRLFLRGPGATKAGGAGVLSYLLFEPGYCNELIELGYQDAMTRKADLCRFLGLTEVVQSA; from the coding sequence ATGACCGTGATTGCCAGTCCCGATGCGCCCGTTACCGGGTTGATCCTCTCTGGTGGTGGGGCTCGGGCGGCCTATCAAGTGGGCGTGCTGTCGGCCATTGCCGACCTGCTGCCGGACGCCTCGCACAATCCCTTTCCGGTGATAGTTGGCACCTCGGCCGGGGCGATCAATGCCGTCAGCCTGGGCTGTGGCGCACTGCAGTTCGGCGAGGCGGTACGGCGCCTGACCTCGGTCTGGCAAGGCTTTCATACCCACATGGTGTACCGCAGCGACTTGCCGGGCGTGCTGCGCCAGGCGGCACGCTTCGTTGGCCACAGCTTGCTCGGTCTGGGGCGCGATGTGCCGGTGGCCTTGCTCGACAGTTCGCCATTGCGCGAGTTGCTGGAGCGCGAGCTGGATTTCTCTGGTATCGCGGCGGCGGTGCGTCATCGCCAGCTGCGTGCTGTGGCGGTGACGGCTTTCGGCTACGAAAGCGGTCAGGCAATGACCTTCTACCAAGGCCGCGCCACCATCGACCCCTGGTTCCGCCACCGCCGCGTGGGTGTGCCGACGCGGTTGCAACTCGACCACCTGCTGGCTAGCGCGTCGATCCCGCTGATCTTTCCGCCGGTAAAGATCAACCGCGAATATTTCGGTGACGGTGCGGTGCGCCAGGCAGCCCCGATCAGCCCCGCGCTGCACCTTGGCGCCAGCCGCGTGCTGGTGATTGGCGTCAGTGGCAACGCGCACGGTGATCCGCAAGTGCCTGCTCCGGTCAACCCTGCCAACCGTCCGCCGAGCCTGGCGCAGATCGGCGGGCATATGCTCAACAGCACCTTCATCGACAACCTGGAAACCGATATCGAGCTGCTCGAACGACTCAACCAGATGAGCGCGCTGGTGCCGCCTGAGCGGCGCCCGCGCGGTTTGGGCTTGAATCCGGTGGATGTGCTGGTGATCGCGCCGAGCCAGCCGCTGGATCAGATCGCCGCGCGCCATCAGCGTGAGCTGCCCAAGGCGCTGCGACTGTTTCTGCGCGGGCCGGGTGCGACCAAGGCGGGTGGGGCGGGCGTGCTCAGTTACTTGCTGTTCGAGCCTGGCTATTGCAACGAACTGATCGAACTAGGCTACCAGGACGCGATGACGCGCAAGGCCGACCTCTGCCGTTTTCTCGGCTTGACCGAGGTCGTCCAGTCCGCCTGA
- a CDS encoding lipid A biosynthesis lauroyl acyltransferase yields the protein MDRPRFRAYFLHPRFWPLWLGFGLLWLVVQLPYALQLKLGRALGWLMYRTASSRRQIAARNLELCFPGKSAAERERLLKENFASTGIAFFEMAMSWWWPRARLARLAHVEGLEHLQRAQAEGQGVILMAVHFTTLEIGAALLGQLHTIDGMYREHDNPLFDYIQRRGRERHNLDATAIEREDIRAMLKVLRAGRAIWYAPDQDYGRKQSIFVPLFGIQAATVTATTKFARLGKARVVPFTQQRLADGSGYRLVIHPPLEGFPGDSEEGDCLRINQWIEQVVSACPEQYLWAHRRFKTRPEGEPKLYGKRA from the coding sequence ATGGATCGCCCCCGCTTTCGCGCCTATTTTCTTCATCCGCGCTTCTGGCCACTGTGGCTGGGGTTCGGGTTGCTGTGGCTGGTGGTGCAGCTGCCTTACGCGCTGCAACTGAAGCTGGGGCGGGCACTGGGCTGGCTGATGTATCGCACGGCGAGCTCGCGCCGGCAGATTGCCGCGCGCAATTTGGAGCTGTGTTTCCCAGGCAAGAGTGCTGCCGAGCGCGAACGTCTGTTGAAGGAGAATTTCGCCTCCACCGGTATCGCCTTCTTCGAGATGGCCATGAGCTGGTGGTGGCCCAGGGCGCGCCTGGCTCGCCTGGCGCACGTCGAAGGCCTCGAGCATCTGCAGCGGGCGCAGGCCGAGGGGCAGGGCGTGATCCTCATGGCCGTGCATTTCACCACCCTGGAGATTGGCGCCGCGCTGCTCGGTCAGTTGCACACCATCGACGGCATGTACCGCGAGCACGACAACCCGCTGTTCGACTACATCCAGCGCCGTGGCCGCGAACGCCACAACCTCGATGCAACCGCTATCGAGCGTGAGGATATTCGAGCGATGCTCAAGGTGCTGCGTGCCGGTCGCGCCATCTGGTACGCGCCGGATCAGGACTATGGGCGCAAGCAGAGCATCTTCGTGCCGTTGTTCGGCATCCAGGCGGCGACGGTTACCGCCACCACCAAGTTCGCTCGCCTGGGCAAGGCGCGCGTGGTGCCCTTCACCCAGCAGCGTTTGGCCGACGGCAGCGGTTATCGCCTGGTGATCCATCCGCCGCTTGAAGGCTTCCCGGGTGACAGCGAAGAGGGCGATTGCCTGCGCATCAATCAGTGGATCGAGCAGGTGGTGAGCGCCTGCCCGGAGCAGTACCTGTGGGCGCACCGTCGCTTCAAGACGCGTCCCGAGGGCGAGCCGAAGCTGTACGGAAAGCGCGCGTAG
- the minC gene encoding septum site-determining protein MinC — protein MSQADLLAQDPVFQLKGSMLAITVMELAHNDLERLDAQLTEKVAQAPAFFSNTPLVLALDKLPEGEGELDLAELMAVCRRHGLRTLAIRASRESDVAAAEAMDLPVLPPSGARERPLDPAPKKIVEKPAEPEHKPSRIITSPVRGGQQVYAQGGDLIVLAPVSAGAELLADGNIHVYAPMRGRALAGIKGNTKARIFCQQMGAEMLSIAGHYKVAEDLRRDPLWGDAVHVSLSGDVLNITRL, from the coding sequence ATGAGCCAAGCCGACCTCCTCGCCCAAGACCCCGTATTCCAGCTCAAGGGCAGCATGCTCGCCATCACTGTGATGGAACTGGCGCACAACGATCTCGAACGCCTCGATGCGCAACTGACGGAAAAAGTCGCCCAGGCCCCGGCCTTCTTCAGCAATACGCCGCTGGTACTGGCCCTGGACAAACTGCCGGAAGGCGAAGGCGAACTGGATCTGGCAGAGCTGATGGCGGTCTGCCGCCGCCACGGCCTGCGTACCCTGGCCATCCGCGCCTCTCGCGAAAGCGATGTCGCCGCAGCCGAAGCCATGGATCTGCCAGTACTGCCGCCATCCGGCGCACGCGAACGCCCTCTCGATCCAGCGCCGAAAAAAATTGTAGAAAAGCCCGCCGAACCCGAGCACAAACCCAGCCGCATCATCACCAGCCCGGTGCGCGGCGGGCAGCAGGTCTATGCCCAGGGTGGCGATCTGATCGTGCTGGCGCCGGTCAGCGCCGGGGCGGAACTTCTCGCCGATGGCAACATCCATGTTTACGCGCCCATGCGCGGCCGCGCTCTGGCGGGCATCAAGGGCAACACCAAGGCACGGATTTTCTGTCAGCAAATGGGCGCCGAAATGCTGTCGATCGCCGGCCATTACAAGGTCGCCGAAGACCTGCGCCGCGACCCGCTGTGGGGCGATGCGGTACATGTCAGCCTGTCGGGTGACGTGTTGAACATCACCCGCCTTTAA